The nucleotide sequence atgttacaACAGTAATTTCTGATTGAAAGATTTGGAGATTCAATGAGAAAGAGGAGACTAAATATGTATAACCTCTCACAAATGAGTTTGttactatttttaaaaagaaaggatGGTGTGATGGTAATTGCCCGAGGATATAATTTGTTGAAAAGCTTAATAGAAGATTGTGTAAAATGCCTGAACTAATAGCTTTTCCAATATTGGTAGAGACAGACTATCCAACAATTGATTTGTGAGTAGAAAGTCTGGCTCTAGCCCCCTGTATATAATTAAAATTTTCCCGTGTCGAAGGTGACATAAAGTACAGACAGGTTAAGTGTAGGCTGGAAACCATGGCAATGTCCTTGGGTGGATAGGTGGTTCATTGATATGGGACAAACAAATGGGAGAAGACGCTAAAACAGGTAAAATAAGTGTTAGtgcagtatatatcagtatatacagtatatgtcaGTCAGTTGTAGGCTGTTATATTAGCCATACTGAAAATGAGTCCActtaaatttttttaaatttcattttttgtgttGAGCCAAACTGCTTGTCCAGGTATTTCTCTTGGGGCTATTGGCCTCAGCAGGGAGCCTCAGACAGCCCTTTTCCACCAGGACTCCCAAGGCCTTTCCAGGCCGCCTGAGACTCCTCAGCATGTTGTCAGTTGGCCCTGGTATGCTTTCATAGATAGACATGCTGAAAAGAATGCCCAACCTCCTACGCCCCTTCCAGCACCCTAACAAGGGGTAATGAGGTGTCCCACTCTTCCATTAGTGGGACAAAAACATATTTGACCTCCTGAATCCATGGTTCAACTAACAGTCAGACTTTAATTATTTATATgattaaatataaattaaaacaactCTTTGAAAGGAGGATAACTCAGTGGTTAATGGTTTGACTGCTCGTCGTGAAATGTTAATTGTCTTTCACACTATTTTGCTGGAGATCATAATGATTTGAGCGATGCCAACATGTAGCACCTCCATTTCATCATTGCTGTGGGCGCTAGGATTGTTGCTAGCACAAGAGGCTTCTGGCTACTGTAGTTCAACATTGTACTCACTGTTTGTGCCACTTTAAAATGCCACTGGTGTATTTGCTTCATTTTATCAGCCGAAGTTTTGTACTGTATTATTCCGGTAGCACAGGAGCTACCGGAATAATACCTTTTAATAAAAATTGTGTGAAAAAGTGCTGAGTCTGTTGAACCAAAGGTGTTCACTTATAGCATACAGATATTCAGAATACTAATGCTGATTTATTCAGTACCTCTATTGGAATTTTTAGCCGCCACGCAACACTGACCTAATAGTTTAATTGTATGGTCAGCATGAGGGCAAAAGTTGGGTGCCAGTACAACAATACTGGTGTCATCACCATCCCATagcactacacacacacacacacacacacacacacacacacacacacacacacacatgcctccggtatggacagtttgttgtacttcttgggccgctctgtccttgaattcacgcctctactcagctctgttaggatgctgacttctctccatgttaccatgatttttgcctctagccttctcctccatggggccatttgcttcttatggctattcatgctcttgatcttatagccaagcatctgtacgattaccgttgccgctgcatacatcagctgattggtctcagtgatagtagtggtagggatggttgacagtgccgtgttcatgtcctccagtagagactGGTCTGGTACTTTCTGTGTTAGCCTTGacagggaggtagttgagttcccccaggacttcatgattctctctctcaggtcattccatctgtcattggggctttgtacccaatctcgatattggggggtgatgatgaaatcacccccatactgacctggcgtcctggctcccccttgccgtagcatatttgtaccctgggtgaggcacaccgccGTGCATCGTCAATCTCTAGCTGTGTTAGCAGCTTCTTATTGCGGATATTCGAACACTGAGTTAAGAGCTGCTTCTTAatcagtgaggatgtggggtttcgaagtacccatttctcccacattctctgcatgtaccctctctcgctggggttactcctgtagtaacactccatcagtaccatgttctctgccctgctccatgaattCCTTGTTCCTGTAGCCAatttgtgtatatatgtgtgtgtgtgtatgtgtgtgtgtgtgtatagacagacagacagacagacagacagacagatcgatagacacatatactgtatatgtctGTGCACATATAGTCCATTTAGAATTTAATAGTAAAGACACTGTAAATGCATCATAAAAAAAGCATCATATTGAATATTCAGATGGAGATAAAAATCTGACAAACCAGTCTCAAACCAGTTTGTCCCCGACATGTGCACATAGGAATACACAGGAATCCATTTCTGcaaaaaagcagatttaattTACATTATGGCTTGAAGTACTGCTGTAGAAGAAAATGAGTTTTGTTCTCTGGAGGGTCAGAGAGAATGGAAAGGACTGGGGAGGCGAAAGGAAAGCGTCTGAGAATTGTGTTCTTCCTTGAGGCCATGTTGGCAGttgtgagaggaaaaatgatttgccctttttcctcttctttcttgctTTTGTCTTTCTGTCACACAGTTCCATCTCTGCTTCCTTCCTTGTGGAGTGGTGCTTCTCAAACGAAGCTCCTGTGATATGCACTATATAATGGGATGGATTATTTTAACCGTTTATGTGCATTCACATTAAACTGCAGGCCTATGGATTAATGACATTTAAGGAAACCTGTGGAGGAGACGTGTAGAAATAACTGTGTAGATGCCAGATTGTGGAAATATCAACAGAGAATCAAAGATTCCTGCAGtcaaaaacaaccaaaactgTGGACTGAgctttttgccttttttataAATGTATACTTTGTATAATAAGCAAGTTGTTAGATGTTTGTTCCTCTATTTTATGTGTTTCTTGACAGCGATGGATGGGCAGACAGGTACGATGTCACAGATGGTTATGTCAAAGAAGCTGCTGGTGGTATCACCATCAAGCTCCAGTCTGCTGACGTGAAGTGGTTTGATGATTACTACCTGAAGCTGCGTCCAGAGAATAACCACAGGAACCCTTGGTTTCCTGAGTTCTGGCAGCATCGTTTTCATTGTCAACTCAAAGGACACCCACAGGAAAACAGCAAATACAACCGCACGTGTAGCAGTGAGTACTGACACCAATAAACACCAATGAAGGACAACAGAGGGCTTATGATGAGTTCTAATGGTGAGTCTTTAGTTTAATTTCAGTAATATTAAACTAAAGACTCACCATTACAACAAATTACTAAAACTGATACTGAGGTTTATATATATGGATTTATACTACTGTTGTAGATAGAGAGCCTCCTTTTAAGGAATACAACTGTGACAGTCAGTGACAGGCAAAACTACATGAAAAGTATAGTTACAAATAAAAATACCAAATACCCATCGAAGAAATGTGCCAAAAGAAGCCACAAAATGCACAGCAACAAAACAGATGTCTGTGGGACAAAATGTCCAAAAGGTATTATATTATAAGCCCAGTATTGATCTAGTAGTATGAAGATTCCTTCTGAACAAATGCCATGGTATCATTCTGGACTCATTACACAGGCTGCTTTTCTTACTATGTGTAGTTTTCTCAAACATCTCAACATCTTGTGTGAAGATGAAAAagtcactgactgactgaattTATGTTGGAAAGGACCCATGGTTGAGAGAAATTGTGAGAAATATGAGAAATTAACCAAAAGCAAAATGAAACGCCTCACGTTCAACTAGGTTGACATCCTCCACAGTCAGAGCTCAACCAACCCAGTTAGCATAACGCTGAACACGAAGGCCTTTTCTCTACacttaaagctgcagcagcacttggACCACAACATGCAGAAAAACTGGAAGTGACTCCGTAAGTGATGGTTTCATTAGCCTTCAGGCCCACACTGACTCACACAAattattttacagtattttgAAAATACTTAACCCTGAATTATTTTGATGTAAAAAATCAGggcattttcatgttttttcatgtgtttacTGCCCATGACAGTGATAAAAGTTGAAAGCACTTGACATTTTTACAGTATCAGTTGAACTACAGCAACTCTTCAGTACATATCATCAAGCTTTTTGTAGCGTATAAGCTAGAGCCCAAGGTATTTGAACACCGTAACCACATAAAACACATCAATGCACTTTCACAATGGATGCAAGTTTAAGTGTGGAGAGTCAACTGTGTGTTGTACTGAACATATGCAGTATGAATAGAAAACAAATGAATATAGAAGTTTTGGAAGCAACCACAGATTGAAAACAAAGGCTTAACTGGTAAGAGTCATGTAAGGAAATGAAAGCAATGTTTTGGACATCAGGAAGGTTCTTTTTTAATGcctttttctgtcctttgcAGAGCGAGAGTCACTTCGGCAACAGTATGCACAGGACACTAAAATGGGCTTTGTTATTAATGCCATTTACTCAATGGCACACGGCCTCCACAACATGCAGCAGACCCTGTGCCCAGGTTTTCAGGTAGCTTCCGCTTCCACTAATACACAGACTAATAAGAAAATAGTGCATCAAGATGAGAGGTGGAATGGAAATGAAGGTACCAACCATAAACAATGTCATATGTGGTTTCTGACAAGATTATTTGTGTCTTTCAAGGGACTGTGTGATGCAATGCGTCCTATAGATGGTGCAACACTGTTAGATTTCCTGATGAAAACCAACTTTACAGGTGTGTCAGGAGAGGGAATACTATTTGATGAGAATGGAGACTCACCTGGCAGGTAGGCAGTGTAACTCCTCAATGCTGTGACACTGGGCGCATGCTTTGGAGTAATATGGCAAAACAATGTGTACATTGTTTGGTGTTTTATCCACAGATATGAaataatgaattttaaaaagatgggAAAGGACTATTATGACTACATTAATGTTGGAAGTTGGGACAATGGAGGATTAAAGATAGATGATGATGAAATTTGGCCCAACACAGATTCCATTATCAAGTCAGTCTGTAGTGAACCCTGCGACAAAGGACAAATAAAGGTAAGACGTCTGATACAGACAACTCTGATCCTATTTCGTCCTAATAAAGGCACACATACATTCGTGCACACACGCATTGTGAATGTTGTCCCTTCCAGGTGATCCGTAAAGGtgaggtgagctgctgctggacctgcacTCCCTGTAAAGAAAACGAGTTTGTGTTTGATGAGTACACCTGCAAAGCTTGTGAACTGGGTTCTTGGCCTAATGATGACCTCACAGGTTGGTTTCTATAGATGGCTTCATTTTCACTTGCAACTCCCTACTTGTCGTCAAGTTAATTATttcggatttttttttaaacacatcttgAATAAGCATTGAAGGAACATGTGTAATTTCACAAGATGTGGATAACCCACAGGGGGCCCAGAGTAGCAGCTTGGGCTTCCGGAGGGCAGCATGTTTCACCTGTCGTCGTCTTTGCAGACACCCTAGTTCCATCTTGCTTTAGTTCAGGAGGCCTTGAAAGGATCAGGAACCTACCAAGGCCCAAAAGAGATATTAGTTCAATGACATACACTTAAtgactgaaagacaaaaacaatgaGATGCAGttacaataaaaatgagaaaactaTTTGTTTGCTATTAAAATCCCTTTTTAACTAACCATGTTAAAGTCAAATTGTGCAATCATTGAAATTACATTTGTGAAGCACTTTAATGAAAATTTCTAAGGAACACATTGTGGTCTGTGGATGAAGTTATGTTCTCAGTTTCTATTGAGCCTTAAGTTGAGCACCCTACTGAGGCTCTAATTTGCTCCACTGATCCATGAAATATGTAGATTTCTTTAACACACCCATCTTCAACCACAGACTTCTGAAAACCACCTTCAAATGTTCTTCACCCTCTCCTTGATGTTAATAATCAAGTTGTGCTAAAATGGATTCAGCTGCTTTTCAAACATAATACTAAAAGAGTGAGACAATTAGcttaaaagaacaaaataacaTTACATAGGGCACCTGTGGTGCGTATATAGGTGCATGTGAGAGTGGACGTTCATCAGGAGATGAAGTGACATCTGGGAACATAAAGAAGAAAGGGctgattaaaattattgttgtttgttgttcagACAGGAAAGGTCACACTGTGTGCACATTTAAACCGACTGTTTTCATTAAACCCATCTCTGATCCACATCACTGAGTGAAAACGGGAGTTTcaggaaaaaaatcttttatgtACACAGGCTGTGATTTAATCCCAGTTGAGTATCTGCGATGGGGAGACCCTGAACCCATAGCTGCTGTGGTCTTTGCCTGCTTGGGTCAAATGGCAACATTCTTTGTAACTGGAATCTTTATCAGGTAACAGTCTCTCAGCTGTGTAGTATGTAGCTGTGGAGCAGTGTACTGAACAGTTCAGGGTCATTGTACTTCATGTTTTTTGTCTATGAATCTGTTTGTGTTCAAGGTTCCGCGATACGCCAGTAGTAAAATCCTCCAGTAGGGAGTTGTGCTACATCATACTAGTAGGGATCTGCCTGGGGTACCTGTGTACGTTCAGCCTCATTGCCAAACCCCATGTTGTACATTGCTACCTCCAGAGACTGGGAATAGGTTTGTCACCTGCCATGAGCTATTCTGCACTGGTCACCAAGGTAAGAAGTACGAAATAATGAAAATTGATAGCAGCTGGGAGATGGTACTAAAGCTATGCTAACTTAATTTAGTAATGGGCAGACATGCATTCTAATGCTGCAGAAGAGCCATACGGAATAAATGTATAGTTATGTTCTGGAGCGACACAGAACAAACACAATGGTGCTGAATATGTTCTGTGCTGTGGAAGTACCGGTATACAAGAGCATATGGTTCATTAAAGTTTACATGTCAGCCTAGGACAGACAGAATGCAGATTgttaaaatgaagaaatgtatggagcATTACTGAAAGTTATTGACGGTGTTGGCTATATGATTATAGACAAACCGCATTGCTCGGATCCTGGCAGGCAGCAAGAAGAAAATCTGTACAAAGAAACCACGTTTCATGTCTGCCTGCGCTCAGCTCATGATCGCATTCATGCTCATAGTGCTGCAGCTGGGCATCATCATCGCTCTCTTTGTGATGGAGCCTCCTGAGGTAAACAGGTCACTTAACTCTGATGCTAGCCTGAGCCTGCTGACTCTTTAGCCTTCATGCCACTTGTCCCTTTGCATGCTGCTGTGTGCTTTGACATTTCTGTGCTTCAGCTGTTTCTTCCATGTCCAGATGGTTGGATGGCAACACTTCAGATCTCCTAAAAGCTCCACAACTGCAACCTTCTGACATATTTGAGTCTGCAATGTTGATGTTTTACTGCAAAGCACATGAATATAAATTGTACATATGTCTAGAGTGTCCgtcaatcaatccatccatccatccatccatccatccatccatccatccatccatccatccatccatccatccatccatccatccatcctcgaCAATGGATGGATGTTAGCTCGTCAGCTAACAGAGACAAGTCTGAAAAGAATTAGAACTTCCAGCATATGCTTGTGAACCTTCTTGTGAGTGTAGGTGATCCATGACTACCCCAGCATCCGGCAGGTCAATCTAATTTGCAACACCACTAATCTGGCTGTGGTTGCCCCCCTGGGATATAACTGCCTGCTCATCCTCAGCTGTACCTTCTATGCCTTTAAGGTAAAATTGTGATTTAAATTGCAAACTTTTGATAGAATCTAATAACTTTTGCTGAGCTTGTGAAGTCAGAATTTAAACTTTTGTATATGGGTGCCTTGCAATTATGTGCTCTTTTGTGAATTTCTCTTGAAGACCCGCAATGTCCCTGCCAATTTCAATGAGGCCAAGTACATAGCCTTTACCATGTACACCACCTGCATCATCTGGCTGGCCTTCGTACCCATCTACTTCGGCTCCAACTACAAGATCATCACGATGTGCTTCAGTGTCAGCCTCAGTGCGACCGTGGCCTTGTGCTGCATGTTCGTACCCAAGGTAAGGGTGGCGATAAAATTCATACTTTCTGTTTGCTACATAATCACCACTTTTAAAACCATTATCAACCAAACATTCAATCattttgtcttctcctctgatGTTAATagaatgaaaatgtattttccctcaaagttattaaaatctgtttttattgGGACATTAAGAACAGTTGATTGGTTTATATTTGTCCATTAGGAGGTCGAATAATGGGCTAAATTAGGTTATTCCATTAATCAGTTGAAGTTAGAGGACAGAGCAGTAATGTAACTGCAGATAACCATGGCAAAGGTACATACATCATACCACACCACAGACGCAATAATCTACTGCCACATTTCTAATTAAGTGCAAGAGTTTTGACTGTTGTTCTGTTCTATGGCATGTTTTGTTTCCTATCAGGTGTACATCATTTTGGCTAAACCAGAACGTAATGTGCGCAGTGCCTTCACCACTAGCACAGTCGTGCGTATGCACGTGGGTGACGGCAAATCGTCCTCAGCTGCCAGTCGCTCCTCCAGTCTTGTTAACTTGTGGAAACACAGAGGATCTACAGGAGAAACCCTGAGGTAAATCATGGtgtatttgtctgtgtgtgtctgtgcgtgtgtcttATACAGTATGGCCAAAATGAAACATATGGGGAACGTTAGTGTTTGTCGGAAGGTTTCGAACAACAAACCTTGGTAAGCATGATTTCACATGCAACCCGTCAGGAGATGATTCCGTCTTTCTTTTCATTGCCATTCCTTCAACCATATGGAATGTGATATTTGGTTGATTGAGTATTTTACTGAGAAGCCAAAATAAGAAATTATGTTTATGTAAACTGCCTAGCAGATATTACTTCATGGTGTATCAACTCTGTGATAGTGGTGTTAATCAATAATTTGATTCAAGGCAGTTATAAGGCTCACCATGCTGGGCTTctgaaaaaagttttatttgaCTTAATAAGGTGGTaactcctgggctaccaccttattgtgtgtggattttaaaatgtcaaGTGCTTTCTTAGTGGAGGGGTTTGCATGTctcaatgatcctaggagctccattgtctggggctttatgcccctggtagggccacccatggccaACAGgccctaggtgagggatcagacaaagcatAGCCCAGGACCCCCAATGATGAAAATGATTATTGGtcccaagtttcccttgcccggatgtgggtcaccggggccccctcctggagccaggcctgggggcggcGCATGTTGGCGAGCACCTGGCAgctggacctctgcccatggcacagcccgaagaggcaacatgggacccccttcccgtgggctcaccacctgcaggatgggccaagggggtcaggtgcattgtgtgttgggggcggcggaaggcagggaccttggccgtctgatccctggctgcaGAAACTAGCTCTAGGGAcgtggaatgtcacctctctgatgggaaaggagcctgagctggtacgcgaggttgagaagttcctaCTTGATATtatcggcctcacctcgacgcatagcaggggctctggaaccagtcgtCTCAAGAGGGGTTGTACTATCTACCATTCTGGAattgccaatggtgagaggcgacgggcaggggtggcaatcctTGTTGCTCCCCGggtcagtgcctgtatattggagtttaccctggtgaatgagagggtagcctcccttcacctttgggtggggggacagatcctgactgttgtttgtgcctatggcccaaacagcagttcagcatatccaccctttttggagtccttagagggagtgctgtaGAGTGCTCCTTTTGCGGgttccctcgtcctcctgggtgacttcaatgctcacgttggcagtgacagcgtgacctggagaggtgtgattgggaagaacggctcccctgatctgaacccgagtggtgctCTGTTGTTGGACTTCTGAgctcatctcagattgtccataacgaacaccttgttcaggcataaaggcgtccacatgtgacCTTGGCACCAGGGCGCCTTAGGCCGCAGCTCGATGATTGACTTTGCGGTTGTGTCATcagatttgcggccgcatgttctggacacccgggtgaagaaaggggcagagctgtcaagtgattaccacctggtggtgagttggctccgatggctcctgtcagaaggaacttcaactcacacctccgggagagctttgaccatgtccttggggaggtggaggacatCGAGCccaagtggaccatgttccgtgcctccattgttgaggtggctgaccggtgctgtggccgcaaggtggttggtgcctgtcgtgacGGCAATGCccaaacccgctggtggacaccagtgttgagggatgccgtcaggatGAAGACGGAGTTGTAtcaggccttactggcctgtgggactcctgaggcagcagatatgtaccagcaggccaagcggagtgcagctacggcagttgccgaggcaaagaccggTGAGGCCTTGGAGAACGACTTCCGGgcggcttcgaaaaggttctggaccaccatccggcgtctgaggaaggggaagcagtgcactgtcaagactgtgtatagtggcgatggtgtgctgctgacctcaattcaggatgttgtggatcggtggaaggaatacttcgaagaCCTCCTTAaacccaccaacacgccttccagtgaggaatcaaatcaaatcaaatcaatctttatttatatagcatcttatacaatcaaaattgtttcaaggcgctttccagaatcgcagggcctaaccccagacaagcaacagtggcaaggaaaaactccccattaacaggaagaaaccttgagcaggaccaggctcatgtagggggaccctcctgctgatggccggctggataaagagagaggagaggagaggagaggagaggagaggagaggagaggagaggcacagagcgggtcagcggggctggaggtcatcatgcagctccgaaggcggcgatacctgtaaatgaatggggcggggggggggagcagaaaaactacacaggaatcagcataactagtctgcttgatgaggaggaggaaaggagaggagaggagaggagaggaaaccatgacccagtggggtgacagaggcctgtcaggtgattatgtttctggaccccggcagccttggcctataacagcatagctaagatgttaacctaacgattagacgaccccctaagtatgataatttgtctgtctatgatagtaactggaactacagaattagtaacaataagctttttcaaaaaggtaggttttaagtctgatcttaaaagtagcgatggagtcagcctcccgtacctggacagggagctggttccatagcaggggggcctggtagctaaatgctcggccccccattctactcctagaaactctgggaaccacaagtagaccagcattctgagagcggagtggtctattgggctggtaaggtatcactagcccctccaggtaggatggagctaggcctctgaggaccttgtaggtcaaaagaagggttttaaaatttattctaaatttaacaggcagccaatgaagcgacgccattacaggagttatgtgatctcttttgtcaatacctgtcagaactctggctgcagcattttggatcaactggaggcttaaagagttgtttgaacaccctgataataaagaattacaatagtccagcctagaagtaacaaaagcatgaattaacttttcagcatcatgccgcgtcagtagcttcctaatctttgtgatgttcctcaggtgaaaaaaggcacttctagagacttatttaatgtgtgagttgaaggagagattttgatcaaaagttactcctagattcctcacagagagactagatgttaatgagataccatctagagcaggggtcggcaacccgcggctctggagctgcatgcggctctttagcgccgccctagtggctccctggagctttttaaaaatatgaaaatggaaatagttttaatgtaatttctgtaggaggaataacgtgacaatcattcttaaagttttccaatgctgtataaatgtgtataataaatatttaatttaagttaaacttaaagcagcATCGTAcagcagcagagtggccacgtggtgcaTCATTCTCTCCACGATGCGCTgcggggaaaataaacatttcatcatgaatgctcattatgtatttgtagcctacttttcatttggaaagaaggctaatacagctaatatagacacttacagcatgtgttgccttcattataaaccctatataaggcttttaattttttgcggctccagacagatttgtttcttgtttttttggtccaatatggctcttcgaacattttgggttgccgacccctgatctagggtgatcatatga is from Takifugu rubripes chromosome 11, fTakRub1.2, whole genome shotgun sequence and encodes:
- the grm5b gene encoding metabotropic glutamate receptor 5b isoform X3, whose amino-acid sequence is MEAFKDMAAKEGICIAHSGKIWSNAGEQSFDRLLERLRAHLPKARVVVCFCEGMTVRNILMAMRRQGLVGEFLLIGSDGWADRYDVTDGYVKEAAGGITIKLQSADVKWFDDYYLKLRPENNHRNPWFPEFWQHRFHCQLKGHPQENSKYNRTCSKRESLRQQYAQDTKMGFVINAIYSMAHGLHNMQQTLCPGFQGLCDAMRPIDGATLLDFLMKTNFTGVSGEGILFDENGDSPGRYEIMNFKKMGKDYYDYINVGSWDNGGLKIDDDEIWPNTDSIIKSVCSEPCDKGQIKVIRKGEVSCCWTCTPCKENEFVFDEYTCKACELGSWPNDDLTGCDLIPVEYLRWGDPEPIAAVVFACLGQMATFFVTGIFIRFRDTPVVKSSSRELCYIILVGICLGYLCTFSLIAKPHVVHCYLQRLGIGLSPAMSYSALVTKTNRIARILAGSKKKICTKKPRFMSACAQLMIAFMLIVLQLGIIIALFVMEPPEVIHDYPSIRQVNLICNTTNLAVVAPLGYNCLLILSCTFYAFKTRNVPANFNEAKYIAFTMYTTCIIWLAFVPIYFGSNYKIITMCFSVSLSATVALCCMFVPKVYIILAKPERNVRSAFTTSTVVRMHVGDGKSSSAASRSSSLVNLWKHRGSTGETLSSNGKSVSWAQAERSTSRGSHLWQRLSFHIKKKENNQTAVIKPFSKVCGERYSGVGDLPPHIPLPSHPSISSLRSHPDSVTEKTQELSEPVETYSMMYQPQMASPISTVTQRLGADFVEASQMGGASQYTNSICSGGSGSSCGPGSSGSAVIGYESCLVAAGEQMGGPQRSIMDQISCVVNRFTANITELNSMMLLPSPTHSYPVFKNRPPSPCPADQYLQPHDIQVPSSVTTYADIQPVPLTESSSGARGGCPIHSIPPSPYPLPPPHPHISPSLSPAHGELIPCFTNSPLRKSQLEEELIALTPPSPFRDFLGSCSSSPVSEAAFCLPPVPSHPPPSPPSLRYSQMALRNYSQSSSSL